A window of Armatimonadota bacterium genomic DNA:
GTCCCGGAACTCGTCGCGGCGATCGAAGATTTCATCCGGGTCAACAACGAGAATCCCAAACCGTTCGTCTGGACGAAAAAGGTCGATGCTATCTTGGAGAAGGTCGCCCATTGTAAAGCCATCATCGGGACACTACACTAAGATGGCCGCACTGAAGAAGCACGAGGCCAAGCTGGTAGCCGACACGCGGAAGATGCTGGATGCGGAAGCGGCAGCCGAAGCCCAGGCGGAGCAGCCGAAACCCGCGCCCGTGGCGCCCACGGTGGCGAAGGCTGAGAAGCCGCAGGTCCAGGGCGCCAAGCGCCAAACCAAGCGCCCTGAAGCCACCACAGCGCAGAAGAGGCGCGCTGGGGAGCCGCCCGCTGACCGCGGCGCGATGGTGACCGTGGCCCTGCGCGGGGAGCAGGCGGAGCGCCTGCGCGCGCTGGCCGCCAAGCACGAGTTGACCCTGGCCAAGCTGCTGGTGCGGATGGTGGGGTGTTCGAGGGCGCGGCCAAGTAGTCGCATTGCGCGAGTCTGAAGCAAGCACCGGCGAGCCGCTTTCCCTGCCGAGGAGGGCGGCTCGCCGCGTGTGTCGGCGATATTAACCTTGCAGATTCCCGACTCTGGCACTGGTTGGGCGCTGGGCGATCCGCGAGCAGCAGCATGTTACACCGGGACTGCCCATTCAAACCGGCAGGATAGCGCTTGAACGATAAAGAAAGCTGAACCGGTAAACATGAAATCTGCTCACCGCACCGTGAGAGCAAGGTCTGACGCTCGCCTCCGCGTGACTTCCCATGCCGCGCAATGATGAAGGGAGCGAAGGCCTCCACGCCGCTGCCGAACCATGATCGCAGATGACTGACAGCCCTCAACCGCGGCCCCGCTGGCCGCCATTGCCGCGAACCTTTGCCGCGCTGCGCCATCGCAACTACCGGTTGTTCTTCGCCGGGCAGTTGATCTCGGTGTCGGGAACGTGGATGCAGAACCTGGCGCTGTCATGGCTGATCTACCAGCTCACCAACAGCGCCTTCCTGCTGGGCGTGATCAGCAGCCTCGGCTCGCTGCCCATGGCGCTCTTCGCGATCCCCGGCGGGGTGCTTGCGGACCGCGTGGACCGGCGTCGCATCATGCTGGTTACCCAGTCGTCGGCGATGGTGCTGGCGTTCGTGCTGGCGGCGCTCACCGGCGGCCACTGGATTCGCGTGTGGCAGGTGGCGGTACTGGCGGTGTTCAGCGGCACCGTGATGGCGTGCGACATGCCGGCGCGGCAGGCGTTCGTGGTCGAGATGGTGGCGCGCGAGGATCTCATGAACGCCATCGCCCTCAACTCCTCTATCTTCAACGCCGGGCGCATCATCGGGCCGTCAATCGCAGGGGCGCTGGTGGCGGTCGTGGGCGTCGCCTGGTGCTTCTTCATTAACGGGCTGAGCTTCATCGCGGTGCTGGTGGCGCTAGTGCTGATGCGCATTCCGCGCCGACCGCGCCGGCCGGAGGTCACTGGCGTCATGGCCGATGCGCTGGGCGGGCTGCGCTACGTGCGCTCTAATTCCACGGTCCTGCGCATGGCGGTGATGCTGGCCGTATTCTCTATCTTCGGCTGGTCGTACGCGGTGCTCATGCCCGTATTCGCCCGCGATGTGCTGCATGTCGGGGCGCGGGGGCTGGGCTACCTCATGACCTCGAGCGGGGTCGGCGCTCTCGCCGGCGCGCTGACGGTGGCGTCGGGAAGCGGGCGCCACCTGCGGCGTCTGCTCTTCGGCGGCGCGGTGCTGATGTCCGCCTCGCTGGTGGCATTCTCATTCTCGCGGGTGCTCCCGCTGTCGGCGCTGCTGCTGGCACTGGTGGGCATGGGCGGTCTGGCATTCATGTCCGCCGCAAACACGACCATCCAGCTCTCGGTGCCCGACGAGGTCCGCGGGCGGATGATGGGGGTATGGGGCTTGGTAATCGCAGGCACGGCGCCCCTGGGCAGTCTGCAGGCGGGCGCGATGGCCGAGTATCTGGGCGCGCCGGCAGCGGTGCGCCTTGGCGCCTGCATCATGGCGGCAGCAACCCTGGCCGCCATCGTTGTGGTGCGGCGGCGTGCGCGAGGCGAGCCACGCGAAGAGGAATGAGTGCTGCGCAGCGGAAGCCCGCCACGCGTGGCGGGAGTGCGATGCTCAGGCGGTCTACCACACGACGGCCGCGCCGGAAGGTGGTACGATAGCCGCCGGTCGTCCGGCTGGCGGTTGGCACGCGGCTGGCGCGCGTGACCAGGCCGTCGCAAAGACGGATGCGAGGCAGAGGAAATGGATGCCGAGGCTGAGAGGCTGATCGCGGGATACGCGTGGGCGGTAGAGACCGTAGTCGAGGTGGCTGCCGAGGGAGCGGACGACGCAACGACCGCGCTGGCCCGCCACGCCGCGGAGGTTTTCGACCTCTACCGCGAGCCGTTGGCGCGCACCTGGGGCGAGCTCACCGATGCGCAGCGCAAGCTGGTAGCGGACGCCGACGCCAGGCTGCTGGGGGCCGACAAGGACCTCTGGGATGCTATCGGGATGCGGCCGTCGGATATCCTCGGTCAGTTGCCGAGGGCATCAGCCACACTGAGCAAACCGTCTTCGCGGCGTAAGGCCGCTGACAGCCAGCCTGAAAAGGAAGCCGCGCCGCCTCGCAAGCGTGCGTCCCGCCGCAAGGCTGACAGCGACTAGAACGCTCGGAAACGACCGTTGCTCCTAAGTGCGCTCGGCCTTCACTTTCCAAACCCGTTGCCCGGCAATTCCGCCACCTGCCGGCGCAGATCGTCGGTGTCCGTGTGGATGCACGCCGACGGTGATGCTGCTGGCTTGGCTCGGCGTTCTGGCCGCGCTATACTAAGCCAGTCGCAGGCGAGGCGGGGAGTCTTCGAGGGAGGGACACCGTGAATCACATTAGAGTTGCGGCTCGTTTTGGTATAACGCTCTGCCTGGCCGGCGGACTCACGGTTGCGGTCGCTGGCTACGCACAGACACGCCCGACCGAGCGCGTTCGGCCCGCGCCGGAGGTGAATGCCCAGGCGGTGGTCTGGCGGACGCCTCGGCCGCCGTTGCGTCCGCAGGCCGGCGACATCTGGGTGAACCCCAAGGACGGCGCGGCGATGGTCTATGTCCCGGCCGGTGAGTTTCAGATGGGCAGCGCGGCCAGCGATGAAGACGCACGCGCTAACGAGAAGCCCCAGCACCGCGTGTATCTGGATGCCTACTGGATAGACAGATGCCCAGTGACCGTGGTGCAGTATCGCAGATTCTGTCGGGCAAGCAAGAGAGCAATGCCGCCGAAGCCGTTTGGGGGCTGGCATGACGACCGCCCTATTGTCAACGTGAACTGGCATGACGCGGCGGCCTATGCGCGGTGGGCGGGCAAGCGGCTGCCGACGGAGGCGCAGTGGGAGAAGGCGGCGCGTGGGACCGACGCCAGAATCTCCCCTTGGGGAAACAAGTTTCCTGAAAACAATTCCGAAGACGGCCGCTACTACTCGTCCGAGGGTGAGACCGCGTCCGTGGGAAGCCCGGCGCTGGTGAGCCCCTACGGGGCGTCAGACATGCTGTTCAACGTGCACCAGTGGTGCGCGGATTGGTTCCAAGCGGACTACTACAAGCACAGCCCGCGCCGGAACCCTCAGGGGCCGAGCAGCGGCAAGGAGCGCGCGGTTCGGGGCAGCAACTATCCCCACGGCGATGCTGGTTGCCAGACGTGGAAATATCGCTGCGCCACTCGCTTCGCTGCCAGCCCCAACGAACGCGACGAACAGCGGAGCTTTCGTTGCGCCCGTGCGGCAGCACCCTGAGCGAAGTAATCGGGCAATCAGGGGGACAGTCACCTTAATTCCGTTGCTGGATGACAGCCAAACCGTGACCGACACGTATCAATACGAAGCCTTCGGGAACCTGCAGACTCGCCGCGCGTGGCAGGATTCGGGCGCGGCCTCGATAAACTGACAACCGACTGTCGCCAATGGCTCCTTGTTCCCAGAAGGGAGCAGCGCTCCGGCCGGGACGCAGGCTCAGCGCAATGAGAGCTTCACTGCAAACGATTCTGGCCCGGATCGCTGCTGCCAGCCTCCTCTTCGCGGTTGGGTATATCGCGGGATGGTCGAAGGGACACGCCCCCGCCATCGGCGGCGCTCGCGGCTCCGCGGCACCCCCCATATCGCACTCGCTGGCGGCGGCGGGCCGGTTGCAGGCATCCGAAGGCCGCGCAGCCGCCGGCTTGACGGCGACAGCTCTCGCGCAGACGCAGCCGTCATCCGTGCCGAGTCTCCGGACTCAAGGCGCCGAACGCAGGACTCCTCGACGTGGTGGAAGGCGACACCTGCGTGAACGACAAGCGCGCGGCATCACCGAGGCGCGCTAGGCGTTGTCCACCGCTTGGCGCACGACCTGTGACAGGTGGCGCACCTCGACGGCGACGCCGCAGCGGCGCGCGCCGTATGCGAGCTGCGCCATGCACGCAGGACAGGAGGTGGCCAGGGTGCCCGCGTCGGCGGCCAAGAACGAGTTGACCCTGGCCAAGCTGCTGGTGCGGATGATGGAGGTGTTCAAGGGCGCGGCCAAGTAGTCGCATCACGCTAGTCTGAAGCAAGCACCGGCGAGCCGCTTTCCCCTACCGAGGAGGGCGGCTCGCCGGCATTTCCGGTTTTGCCCAAGAACATAGGCGCAGCGGGCCTTTCTACGGGCGGTTGCCGTTTCGGGGTATATAGGTACCACCCACATCCGACCTACCCGTATGCTGGCCCTCTGGCCGGGCATTTGTCGCAAGAAACGGCGTTGTGGCGGGGCATCGCCTGGCGCGATGCGCGGCTAGCACCGCTTCAACGCGGGCCCACCGCGCGCAATCACAGGTTGTGCTTCTGCTTCCACTCCAGATAGCCGGCGCCGATCTTGCCCCCACCGGTGCGGAACTCCTCGACCAGCCGCAG
This region includes:
- a CDS encoding MFS transporter: MPRTFAALRHRNYRLFFAGQLISVSGTWMQNLALSWLIYQLTNSAFLLGVISSLGSLPMALFAIPGGVLADRVDRRRIMLVTQSSAMVLAFVLAALTGGHWIRVWQVAVLAVFSGTVMACDMPARQAFVVEMVAREDLMNAIALNSSIFNAGRIIGPSIAGALVAVVGVAWCFFINGLSFIAVLVALVLMRIPRRPRRPEVTGVMADALGGLRYVRSNSTVLRMAVMLAVFSIFGWSYAVLMPVFARDVLHVGARGLGYLMTSSGVGALAGALTVASGSGRHLRRLLFGGAVLMSASLVAFSFSRVLPLSALLLALVGMGGLAFMSAANTTIQLSVPDEVRGRMMGVWGLVIAGTAPLGSLQAGAMAEYLGAPAAVRLGACIMAAATLAAIVVVRRRARGEPREEE
- a CDS encoding SUMF1/EgtB/PvdO family nonheme iron enzyme, with translation MNHIRVAARFGITLCLAGGLTVAVAGYAQTRPTERVRPAPEVNAQAVVWRTPRPPLRPQAGDIWVNPKDGAAMVYVPAGEFQMGSAASDEDARANEKPQHRVYLDAYWIDRCPVTVVQYRRFCRASKRAMPPKPFGGWHDDRPIVNVNWHDAAAYARWAGKRLPTEAQWEKAARGTDARISPWGNKFPENNSEDGRYYSSEGETASVGSPALVSPYGASDMLFNVHQWCADWFQADYYKHSPRRNPQGPSSGKERAVRGSNYPHGDAGCQTWKYRCATRFAASPNERDEQRSFRCARAAAP